One genomic segment of Helianthus annuus cultivar XRQ/B chromosome 14, HanXRQr2.0-SUNRISE, whole genome shotgun sequence includes these proteins:
- the LOC110905106 gene encoding BAHD acyltransferase DCR: MATEEKHLKVEILSKTHVKPQKPLGRKECQLVTFDLPYIAFYYNQKLLIYKGGVEEFESIVEKLKDGLKVVLEEFYQLAGKLDKDNDGVFKVVYDDDMDGVEVVTATVEDAETADLLKEEGTAKLKELLPYNEVLNFEGLHRPLLSIQLTKLKDGLAMGCAFNHAILDGTSTWHFMSSWAEICTGSKSISIQPFLDRTQARNTRVKLDLTPPEQQNGDGATATKPPPLKEKIFKFSESSIDKIKAEVNANPANESTKPFSTFQSLSTHIWHAVTRARQLAPEDYTVFTVFADCRKRVDPPMPESYFGNLIQAIFTVTAAGLLQANPPEFAAALIQKAIESHDAQAIEARNKEWESNPIIFQYKDAGVNCVAVGSSPRFKVYDVDFGFGKPESVRSGANNRFDGMVYLYPAKEGGRGIDVEISLEAGAMENLEKDKEFLVIEE; the protein is encoded by the exons ATGGCAACGGAGGAGAAGCATTTGAAAGTAGAAATCCTAAGCAAAACTCATGTGAAGCCTCAAAAGCCACTAGGAAGAAAAGAATGTCAATTGGTGACATTTGATCTTCCTTACATAGCCTTCTACTACAACCAAAAGTTGTTGATCTATAAAGGTGGAGTGGAGGAGTTTGAGAGCATTGTGGAGAAATTGAAAGATGGGTTGAAGGTTGTATTGGAAGAGTTTTATCAATTGGCCGGAAAGTTAGATAAAGATAATGATGGAGTGTTTAAGGTGGTGTATGATGATGATATGGACGGGGTGGAGGTGGTGACTGCCACCGTAGAAGACGCCGAAACCGCCGATTTGTTGAAAGAAGAAGGAACCGCAAAGCTCAAGGAGTTGTTACCTTATAATGAAGTTTTGAACTTTGAAGGCCTTCATCGTCCGCTTTTGTCAATTCAG CTAACAAAGCTCAAAGATGGGCTTGCAATGGGCTGCGCGTTCAACCACGCAATCTTAGACGGTACATCCACGTGGCACTTCATGAGTTCATGGGCCGAAATTTGCACCGGATCCAAATCCATATCCATTCAACCTTTCCTAGACCGGACCCAAGCGCGTAACACGCGCGTGAAGCTCGACCTAACCCCACCGGAGCAACAAAACGGCGACGGAGCAACCGCCACAAAGCCACCACCACTAAAAGAAAAAATCTTCAAATTCTCAGAATCCTCAATCGACAAAATCAAAGCTGAAGTCAACGCCAATCCAGCAAACGAATCCACCAAACCGTTCTCCACTTTCCAATCGTTATCCACACACATCTGGCACGCGGTTACACGCGCTCGCCAGCTGGCACCGGAGGACTACACTGTGTTCACCGTGTTCGCCGATTGCCGGAAACGAGTGGATCCTCCGATGCCGGAAAGCTACTTCGGTAACCTAATTCAGGCGATTTTCACCGTTACCGCTGCCGGACTGTTGCAAGCAAATCCGCCGGAATTCGCGGCGGCGTTGATCCAGAAAGCGATTGAGTCGCACGATGCTCAGGCGATTGAGGCGCGAAACAAGGAGTGGGAGAGTAATCCGATCATATTTCAGTATAAGGATGCCGGTGTGAACTGTGTGGCGGTTGGAAGTTCCCCTAGGTTTAAAGTGTATGATGTGGATTTCGGGTTTGGTAAACCGGAAAGTGTTCGGAGCGGGGCGAATAACCGGTTTGATGGGATGGTTTATTTGTATCCGGCTAAGGAGGGTGGAAGGGGGATTGATGTGGAGATTAGTTTGGAGGCAGGTGCAATGGAAAATCTTGAGAAGGATAAGGAGTTTCTAGTAATTGAAGAGTAA
- the LOC110906315 gene encoding uncharacterized protein LOC110906315 — protein MLIVVAAVDAHGTEERALNHLLEQNVPRESAPPTGPVVENVGSSSGSGGASSSNGGSGTVLNNGDVPIFDQKMERDVEMDHEITSDLQSEDVFSDNDMELT, from the exons ATGTTGATAG TTGTGGCTGCTGTTGACGCTCACGGAACAGAAGAACGCGCTTTAAATCATCTATTAGAACAGAACGTGCCGAGGGAAAGTGCGCCGCCGACAGGTCCGGTGGTGGAGAATGTCGGGAGTTCTAGCGGCTCTGGCGGTGCCAGCTCATCAAATGGCGGCAGTGGAACCGTTCTGAACAATGGAGATGTACCGATCTTTGATCAGAAAATGGAAAGGGATGTGGAAATGGATCATGAGATTACAAGTGATTTACAGAGTGAAGATGTGTTTTCAGATAACGATATGGAGCTTACTTGA